Part of the Brassica oleracea var. oleracea cultivar TO1000 chromosome C8, BOL, whole genome shotgun sequence genome is shown below.
GAACATTATTGGTCGGCTAGTATGGACAAGATCCGCCAGTGTCGCTTGCTGAGCACTAAGTCAATCGTCCATGCTTTGCTCCCAAGTTTACATGCATGAACTATTCCAAAAGTCAACTCTCTTCTCCCATCCCTCACATTTACAGCCAATAAAGGTCAGCCATCATATACATTTTTCTTAAGATTGTAGTCTAAACTATTTTCCGATAAAGATCACTCAACAATCAATACCCCCATACAAATGATTTGATTATCGAAAATATATCTTGTTTTCTTATAATATATTATATATATAAATTCGAAATACATGCAAACGCCGGAAAATTATATACATATAATGAAACTACAATAAGCGGCCGTTGTGGATGCCCCATATGAAGCAACCTCTTCCCAGCTGGTACTACACGCTTTACAAATAAAAGGTCGGTGCAAAATAATACCTTATTATCTTACGTTGGTCCCCAAGTTATTAAATGATTTGGAATATAAAAAAACTTATAATTTTATTTTACCAAAAAACTTATAAATTTATATTAAGAAAATAGGTGCGTAAGCTTGAAGAGCAAGGAACACTATATATACAGTGCATATGCCAATGCCATTCATTCATCAAACTATTCAACGCAAACTACAAATTTTGCATCTGACTACTTACATTCTAAAATCACCAACATAAAGTGCAAGATGACGGTAAGAATTCTTTTGGTTTTGAATTTTTGTTTCTTGCATTTTCTAAATGTTTTCTGATTCATACATGTTTTTTCTTGTATATGAATTTAACAATCTAATATCTATCTTCAGACTATTGAAATGAGAGTTCACATGGACTGTGTGGGGTGCGAGAGCAGAGTTAAATCTGCCCTTCAAAAGATGAGAGGTAAAAACTCTTTGATCAATAGAGAATTGCTTTTATATATTTCCTGTAAATCAGAGACTATATCAAAAAATTTATTGTGCTTGTGTTGGAGTTGCATTTACTTTAATTTTTAAAAACTAAGGGTGTTAAAAATAGTTAGAGATGTTGACTCAGTTGAATGAAAACAGGAGTGGATGAGGTAGAAATCGACATGGTGCAGCAGAAAGTGACGGTAACTGGCTACGCTGATCAGAAGAAGGTTCTGAAGAAAGTTAGAAAAACCGGGAGGAGAGCTGAGCTATGGCAGCTTCCCTTTAACCCTGACCACAGCTCTCTCCTCGGTGGAGGAAGCAATAGCACAAACGGTGGTTACTTCTACAACCCTCACGGCTGCAACGGCCCAATCAATCACCATGCACCGGTCCCGGGCTCTTCTTACAATTATTACAAGCATGGTTACGACAGCAACGACTATTCGTCTTACCAGCACCACCCTGTTCATGCCTCTATCTTCAGCCACCAAGCTGGTTCTAAGTTCAGCGATGAGAATCCTAATGCTGCTTGTTCTATTATGTGAAGTGGTTTTTTTTTTGCTTACTACTTATATGGTACGAGCGTAAGTATGTAATCATAATTAAGTTCATTACTTCAATGTTACTTTAATTTTGTGTGTTTATGTAATGTAACTTAAGCTCATCTGGTTACTTAATTATCTTTTAAGTTTAAAGGGATTAATATAATTATCAGTTTCAATATGCAACACAAGTAACACACAATTTTCTTTTAATTTTTTTTTTCATATAGTGGTAAAAATTTAAAATTGCGTCCAGATGGTAATTAATTGATGTGTCACTCAGAGCTCATACGCATTGTTATAACATTTATCGTATAACGCATAGTCTTTTTCTCGAAGTATAATGGCATAGTTATTTATCTACGTAAACGTAATTACCCAATTGATATAAAATTCACACCAATCACAAGCTACAAGGAGCATGAGATTAGGGAATAGTAAAAGCTTAATTGGAAATTATCAGAGAGTGATTTAGTACGAGCATGAGGTTTCAGCTGCTGCTTCATTCACAGATCTGATGCTCTTAACATTCCTCTTCCTCTTCTTCTTTTCGTTTCCTTGCTTCTTTCTCTTGTTCGATCACTCTTTCGTATTGTCCACTGCTCGAGTCCTATCATCCGAACTGACGATCTGGAGAGAGGTGATACAGCATTCCTGCCATTTGAGAGCTTCGATATCGGTTATCACTTGATCGAGAGTCAGGGAAGCTGACGATGAGGAGAGTGTGGTTTGATTCAGAATCGAGCGAGAGAGATCTAGCAGCTCCACTGCGTCAACGGCTTCACCAACAGTTTTCTGTTACAATCATTCGATCGATGATGCACGAGAAGAAAATATCAATTGTATAGTTGGTTTAAGTGTAAACCAGTATTTAACCGAGTAAACCAGTATTTAACAGAAACAATCAAATTAACGGAATCGGATGATTGAAGCTTCAAAACTTCGATCAAACCAAAATCTCAAAGCTGTTTTCTCAAATTTCTACGAGTTTAAGAGATGATCGATCGGTGGTTACCTTAGTCGAGTGGTGAAGCTTTCGGAAACCGTGCAGATGAAGGATCTACAGAGATGAGATTCGAAGGTTTAGAAATGGAGGAGGAGGAGAATCAGATCCGAATCAAATTACCTGATTGAGGTATGAGCAAGTGAAGTAGATGGACTTTCCAGAGCTGAAGTAATCAACGTACTCTTCTAGAGTCATCTTCTTCTCTCCTCCTCCCTTCATCTTCTTCGTGACTCCGTCTCTCTTGCTTGAGCGCTGAACGAAATATAAAGAGACTAGTGTCAAATTCAAATTTCGAAAGCTTACATTGGGCTTAATACTATTAAATGGGCTTAATAAAGCCCATTAGGAAGCAAGTTGGTGTTTGGTGACTAGTCAGAACCTAATCTAGCTTTCTTCTTCTTCCATTAAGGTGCGTCTCCTCTAATAATTGACTCGTCTTCCTCTTCGTCTTCCTCACGCGTTCTCCTCCTCATCAGATTCTTCACCGGAGAGAGTATCACCACCCGCTAATCATGTACCCTCCTCCGATGCTCGTCAATTGCTCCGGATGCCGTACGCCTCTCCAGCTCCCATCCGGCGCTCGATCCATACGCTGCGCTCTCTGCCAAGCTATAACTCACATCGCCGATCCTCGCTCCGCCCCTCCTCCTCCTCCTCCTCAATCGCACTCCTCCGCCGTCGCTCCTCCGCCTTCGCACGTCCCCGCGCCTCTCGGTCAGCTTCCTCACCCCCACGGCAGGAAGAGAGCTGTGATCTGCGGTATCTCGTACCGTTTCTCTCGCCACGAGCTTAAGGGATGCATCAACGACGCCAAGTGCATGCGTCACCTTCTCATCAATAAGTTCAAATTCGCTCCAGATTCCATTCTCATGCTCACCGGTAAAGAGATGGCCGTGATTGGGCTTGAAACTGATTAAACTAATACGAAATTTGCTAAACCGGTCTAAACCGGGTCTAAAGTTAAAACACATTTTAATTATATTATTTTTTATTCTTCATGATGTTTAACTGTTTGATGCAGAGGAAGAAACTGACCCGTACCGTATCCCTAACAAGCAAAACTTGAGGATGGCATTGTATTGGCTAGTACAGGGATGTACAGCTGGCGACTCGCTTGTGTTTCACTACTCTGGTCATGGTTCTCGTCAAAGAAACTACAAC
Proteins encoded:
- the LOC106312580 gene encoding uncharacterized protein LOC106312580 — its product is MTTIEMRVHMDCVGCESRVKSALQKMRGVDEVEIDMVQQKVTVTGYADQKKVLKKVRKTGRRAELWQLPFNPDHSSLLGGGSNSTNGGYFYNPHGCNGPINHHAPVPGSSYNYYKHGYDSNDYSSYQHHPVHASIFSHQAGSKFSDENPNAACSIM
- the LOC106312581 gene encoding uncharacterized protein LOC106312581 gives rise to the protein MKGGGEKKMTLEEYVDYFSSGKSIYFTCSYLNQILHLHGFRKLHHSTKKTVGEAVDAVELLDLSRSILNQTTLSSSSASLTLDQVITDIEALKWQECCITSLQIVSSDDRTRAVDNTKE